One stretch of Patescibacteria group bacterium DNA includes these proteins:
- the nrdR gene encoding transcriptional regulator NrdR — MNCPVCKSKDTKVVDSRISTDGLSIRRRRECEKCNYRFSTIEEVELLDLTVVKSDGRRETYSREKIIRGLKKALEKRSYTEAEFKKLVHNIERDIQKKKRGELTSKEIGEIVMNRLKGFDKVAYIRFASVYRQFEDVQTFQRELNKLMAKKKKSVK, encoded by the coding sequence ATGAACTGTCCGGTTTGTAAATCAAAAGACACAAAAGTCGTGGATTCGCGTATTTCCACGGACGGTTTGAGCATTCGCCGGCGGCGGGAGTGTGAAAAATGCAATTACCGCTTTTCCACCATTGAGGAAGTGGAACTTTTGGATTTGACGGTAGTAAAAAGCGACGGCCGGCGCGAGACTTATTCGCGGGAAAAAATAATCCGCGGCCTGAAAAAGGCCCTGGAGAAGCGTTCGTACACCGAAGCGGAATTTAAAAAGCTGGTGCACAATATTGAGCGCGATATCCAGAAAAAGAAACGGGGAGAGCTCACGAGCAAGGAAATCGGCGAAATTGTGATGAATCGGCTAAAGGGTTTTGACAAGGTCGCTTATATCCGTTTTGCCTCGGTTTACCGGCAGTTTGAGGATGTGCAGACTTTTCAGCGCGAGCTCAATAAATTAATGGCGAAAAAGAAAAAATCCGTGAAATAA
- the ftsZ gene encoding cell division protein FtsZ produces the protein MPEIKPDVESFAKIKVVGVGGGGSSAVNRMIQSKIRGVDFIAVNTDVQALHYSSAPTKLHIGKTTTRGLGAGMNPDLGSQSADESQNEIREILKGADMVFITAGMGGGTGSGAGPKVAQIAKELGALTVAVVTKPFSFEGTQRLRIAEDALDRISEYVDTIITIPNDRILQIIDKKTSLLDAFDIVDDVLRQGVQGITEVITVPGLINLDYADIRSIMESAGSALMGIGRASGENRAVDAAKAAISSPLLELSIDGAKGVLFTIAGGPNMSMHEVSEAAETITASADPDARIIFGAIIDEALKDEVKVTVIATGFDKRFKSINTAPSQPKASYEPTSFVKTKEVEERKSEAKKADDAAGGRKFPFAKRPARADVAQPTPAQEEEDLEIPAFIRKKMM, from the coding sequence ATGCCAGAGATTAAACCTGACGTTGAGTCGTTCGCCAAGATAAAAGTCGTTGGCGTGGGCGGCGGAGGTTCATCGGCGGTAAATCGCATGATTCAATCAAAGATACGCGGCGTTGATTTCATTGCCGTCAATACCGATGTTCAGGCTCTGCATTATTCATCCGCACCGACCAAGCTGCATATCGGTAAAACGACTACGCGGGGCTTAGGCGCGGGCATGAATCCGGATTTGGGTTCGCAGAGCGCGGATGAGAGCCAGAACGAAATAAGGGAGATACTGAAAGGCGCGGACATGGTATTTATTACCGCGGGCATGGGCGGCGGCACGGGATCCGGTGCCGGACCAAAGGTGGCGCAGATCGCCAAAGAATTGGGCGCGCTCACGGTTGCGGTCGTGACAAAGCCTTTCAGCTTTGAGGGAACACAGCGTTTGCGCATTGCCGAGGACGCGCTGGACCGCATTTCCGAGTATGTTGATACAATTATCACGATTCCGAATGACCGTATTTTGCAAATTATCGACAAAAAGACCAGTTTGCTTGACGCATTTGACATCGTTGACGATGTATTGCGCCAGGGCGTGCAGGGCATTACCGAGGTGATAACCGTGCCCGGGCTCATTAACCTTGATTACGCGGATATCCGGTCAATCATGGAATCCGCCGGGTCGGCCTTGATGGGCATTGGCCGGGCATCGGGTGAAAACCGAGCCGTGGACGCGGCCAAAGCGGCGATTTCCAGCCCGCTCCTTGAGCTTTCGATTGACGGCGCCAAGGGCGTGCTCTTTACCATTGCCGGCGGGCCGAATATGAGCATGCATGAGGTGTCCGAAGCCGCGGAGACCATTACCGCCTCGGCGGATCCGGATGCGCGCATCATTTTTGGCGCAATTATTGATGAGGCGCTCAAGGACGAGGTAAAGGTGACGGTTATTGCGACCGGATTTGATAAGCGCTTCAAGTCGATTAACACGGCGCCGAGCCAGCCCAAAGCAAGCTATGAGCCGACGAGTTTCGTAAAAACCAAAGAAGTTGAGGAAAGAAAGTCAGAGGCGAAAAAGGCGGATGACGCGGCGGGCGGACGTAAGTTCCCGTTTGCCAAGCGTCCGGCGCGCGCCGACGTGGCTCAACCGACGCCGGCTCAAGAAGAAGAGGATTTGGAGATACCGGCGTTTATCCGGAAGAAAATGATGTAA
- the ftsA gene encoding cell division protein FtsA, protein MSDQIITGLDIGSSHIRIAVGQIIPSEEKRETHIIGAVEVPSEGISKGSITSIEDAVSSVSAALEQAERVTGVPISSAWVGISGSHIIAQESRGVVGVSRSDGEVKEEDVERSIEAARTVATPSNYEILHVLPKSFTIDGQGGIKDPVGMTGIRLEVDAEIIQGLTSQIKNITKCVYRTGLDIDDLVLSVLACAEAVLTPRQKELGVALINIGASTTSLIVFEEGDVIHTVIVPIGGDHITSDIAIGLRTSIDVAEQVKIERGTALPAGISKKEEINLADYGAADEEMVSLKYVAEIIEARVEEIMEKIDVELKKIDRSGMLPAGAVLTGGGAKLKGVIDVAKGRLRLPASLGYPMGITSVTDKTQDLAFATAIGLVQWGGEIVGQKSKSFGNILNKYKAVGKISGQVKKWFKSLIP, encoded by the coding sequence ATGTCTGATCAAATAATCACCGGCTTGGATATCGGTTCGTCCCACATAAGAATTGCGGTGGGGCAGATAATCCCGAGCGAAGAAAAAAGAGAAACCCATATCATCGGAGCGGTTGAAGTGCCGTCCGAGGGCATTTCCAAGGGTTCAATCACGTCCATTGAAGACGCGGTCTCTTCGGTTTCCGCGGCATTGGAGCAGGCGGAGCGCGTGACCGGCGTGCCGATCTCAAGCGCCTGGGTGGGAATCTCCGGGAGCCACATTATTGCTCAGGAAAGTCGCGGTGTGGTCGGCGTATCGCGTTCGGATGGGGAAGTCAAAGAAGAAGACGTTGAGCGCTCGATTGAAGCGGCGCGGACCGTGGCGACCCCTTCGAACTATGAAATACTTCATGTTTTGCCCAAAAGCTTTACCATCGACGGACAGGGCGGAATCAAGGATCCGGTCGGTATGACCGGCATCCGGCTCGAGGTGGATGCGGAAATTATCCAGGGGCTGACTTCACAAATAAAAAATATTACAAAATGCGTTTATCGCACCGGTTTGGATATTGACGATCTGGTGCTCTCGGTCCTGGCGTGCGCCGAGGCGGTGCTTACGCCGCGGCAGAAGGAGTTGGGGGTGGCGCTCATCAATATCGGAGCGAGCACTACGAGTCTTATTGTTTTCGAAGAGGGGGATGTTATTCATACCGTAATTGTACCGATTGGCGGCGATCATATCACTTCGGATATCGCGATCGGACTTCGCACCTCAATTGACGTGGCTGAACAGGTAAAAATCGAGCGCGGTACGGCGCTGCCGGCCGGAATCAGTAAAAAAGAGGAGATTAATCTGGCCGATTACGGAGCCGCGGACGAGGAAATGGTTTCATTGAAATATGTTGCCGAGATAATTGAAGCGCGCGTTGAAGAGATAATGGAAAAAATTGATGTTGAGCTTAAAAAGATCGACCGGAGCGGTATGTTGCCAGCCGGCGCGGTGCTTACCGGCGGAGGGGCAAAGCTTAAGGGCGTGATCGACGTGGCTAAGGGGAGGCTTCGGTTGCCGGCTTCGCTCGGATATCCCATGGGAATCACGAGCGTTACGGATAAAACCCAGGATTTGGCATTTGCGACCGCGATCGGACTCGTGCAATGGGGGGGAGAGATCGTGGGGCAGAAATCAAAATCATTCGGCAATATTCTGAATAAATATAAGGCAGTGGGTAAAATTTCCGGCCAGGTTAAAAAATGGTTTAAATCACTGATTCCCTAG
- a CDS encoding diacylglycerol kinase: protein MGFKKLTKSFIFAGQGISQVFQEEQSFRIQLAAALVALVLMMIFPLGLIERLIIIMLCIAVLVLEIINSIFERIVDIYKPRLNPYVRDIKDMMAAAVLIASVGALVIGIMIFFPHIRGLWIK from the coding sequence ATGGGTTTCAAAAAACTGACAAAGAGTTTCATTTTTGCGGGGCAGGGGATTAGCCAGGTCTTTCAAGAAGAACAGAGCTTCCGTATTCAGCTCGCGGCCGCGCTTGTGGCACTTGTTTTGATGATGATTTTTCCGCTCGGTCTGATTGAGCGGCTTATCATCATAATGCTTTGTATCGCGGTCTTGGTGCTTGAAATAATCAACAGTATCTTTGAGCGCATTGTTGACATTTACAAGCCGCGACTGAATCCGTATGTCCGGGACATTAAGGACATGATGGCCGCGGCTGTGCTTATTGCCTCAGTCGGCGCGCTCGTGATCGGCATAATGATTTTTTTTCCGCATATCCGTGGTCTTTGGATAAAATAA
- the ybeY gene encoding rRNA maturation RNase YbeY, with translation MIKFELNPVIGKRFGEGWIRSAERAINRVLKIKKDYLVSVALLSPARMRAFNRRYRGKDKPTDVLSFTTIELKNQKGVNLLGEIFISPAVAASGAKAASHSTVREMQYLLAHGVLHLLGYRHARNAESKKMFNLQDKILKNI, from the coding sequence ATGATTAAATTCGAATTAAATCCCGTCATCGGGAAGCGCTTCGGTGAGGGGTGGATTCGTTCTGCCGAGCGCGCAATAAATCGCGTTTTGAAAATTAAAAAAGATTATTTGGTCTCGGTCGCGCTTCTTTCACCGGCGCGGATGAGGGCGTTTAACCGGCGATACCGGGGCAAGGACAAGCCGACTGACGTGCTTTCCTTCACCACGATTGAATTAAAAAATCAAAAAGGAGTGAATTTGCTCGGAGAAATCTTTATTTCACCGGCGGTGGCGGCATCCGGCGCGAAGGCGGCCAGCCACTCCACGGTTCGGGAAATGCAGTATCTTCTGGCGCATGGCGTTCTTCATCTTTTGGGATACCGGCACGCGCGGAATGCCGAATCAAAAAAAATGTTTAATTTGCAGGATAAAATACTGAAGAATATATAA